A single genomic interval of Chloracidobacterium validum harbors:
- the folP gene encoding dihydropteroate synthase, whose translation MTHKIQEQLVVTDRQPFNWRLRDGELALGTTTRLMGILNVTPDSFSDGGHYASHEAAVNHAREMVELGADIIDVGGESTRPGAQPIDEKDEMARVLPVIEALAGTIAVPLSIDTYKASVADAALKAGASIVNDISGFRFDARMPEVIARHSAGVVIMHSRGRPGELHGLSPVLDIFADVEASFRRSLVVAQTAGINPNCIVFDPGLGFGKTLDDNLFLLGGLPRLSRLGRPLLVGPSRKSFIGVVTQRPEPSTRLLGSAVSVALAAAGGAHIVRVHDVAAMRESLALVDAIRQATHATKDRLAGFEKSDSGESVA comes from the coding sequence ATGACCCACAAGATTCAGGAACAACTGGTCGTTACAGACCGTCAACCATTCAACTGGCGGCTGCGTGATGGCGAACTGGCGCTGGGCACAACCACGCGCTTGATGGGGATTCTCAACGTCACGCCGGATTCATTCTCGGATGGAGGGCATTATGCGAGCCACGAAGCTGCCGTAAACCACGCCCGGGAGATGGTCGAGCTTGGCGCGGACATCATTGATGTCGGCGGCGAATCCACGCGCCCCGGTGCTCAACCCATAGACGAAAAGGATGAAATGGCGCGCGTCCTGCCGGTGATTGAGGCCCTGGCCGGGACGATTGCCGTTCCACTTTCGATTGATACCTACAAGGCTTCGGTAGCGGATGCAGCGCTCAAGGCTGGCGCTTCGATTGTCAATGACATTTCAGGCTTTCGTTTTGATGCGCGCATGCCCGAAGTCATTGCGCGTCACAGCGCTGGGGTGGTGATCATGCACAGTCGCGGTCGGCCCGGTGAGCTTCACGGACTTTCGCCAGTGCTTGACATCTTCGCCGATGTTGAAGCCAGCTTCCGCCGTAGCCTCGTTGTCGCCCAAACGGCCGGTATCAACCCGAACTGCATCGTGTTCGACCCAGGGCTGGGATTTGGCAAGACGCTGGACGACAACCTGTTCCTGCTTGGCGGGTTGCCGCGCCTATCCAGGCTTGGCCGTCCATTATTGGTTGGGCCCTCGCGTAAGTCATTCATTGGCGTCGTCACGCAACGACCTGAGCCATCCACGCGCTTACTCGGAAGCGCCGTCAGCGTAGCGTTGGCAGCCGCCGGGGGGGCGCATATTGTTCGCGTTCATGATGTCGCCGCGATGCGAGAAAGTCTTGCCTTGGTGGATGCCATCCGCCAAGCAACCCACGCGACCAAAGATCGCTTGGCGGGTTTCGAAAAAAGTGATTCGGGCGAGTCGGTCGCTTGA
- a CDS encoding Uma2 family endonuclease, which produces MSASYELALPTMDDLPSEFEGEEALPDEFHAFLAYLLIETFRPPKFLPDRYFSALDMYLYYQAQPTLHGLRPDWFGVVDVPLLREGRQRTSFVVWEEKATPLIIVEALSPGTTRNDLGRGALPAQDGPTKWEVYERHLKVPYYVTVNHHRRPAEVRFFRHDGVGLREVTSGEGRLWLPEAGLGIGVWRGRFKRLEGDWVRFYDAEGRWLATDEERAEAEQAAKERERAEKELAWQQAEQERAEKEHERTEKEHERAEKEAAWRQAEQERLAKEAALAREQQERAEKERLAAKLRALGLDPDAV; this is translated from the coding sequence ATGTCCGCCTCATACGAGTTGGCGTTGCCGACCATGGATGACCTCCCCAGCGAGTTTGAAGGAGAGGAAGCCTTGCCTGACGAGTTTCACGCTTTCCTGGCTTACCTGCTCATCGAGACCTTCCGTCCCCCCAAGTTCCTCCCCGACCGCTACTTCTCGGCACTGGACATGTATCTCTACTACCAGGCGCAGCCGACCTTGCACGGCTTGCGTCCCGACTGGTTTGGCGTCGTGGATGTGCCGCTGCTGCGCGAGGGGCGGCAGCGGACAAGCTTCGTGGTGTGGGAGGAAAAGGCCACGCCGCTCATCATCGTGGAGGCACTTTCGCCCGGCACGACGCGGAATGACCTTGGCCGGGGGGCGTTGCCGGCGCAGGACGGCCCGACGAAGTGGGAGGTGTATGAGCGGCATTTGAAAGTACCGTACTACGTGACGGTGAATCACCATCGGCGGCCGGCGGAGGTGCGATTTTTCCGGCACGACGGGGTTGGGTTGCGGGAGGTGACGAGTGGGGAGGGGCGGCTGTGGCTGCCGGAAGCCGGGTTGGGGATCGGGGTTTGGCGCGGGCGGTTCAAGCGGCTGGAGGGGGACTGGGTGAGGTTTTACGACGCGGAAGGGCGGTGGCTTGCCACGGACGAGGAGCGGGCGGAGGCGGAGCAGGCAGCAAAGGAACGTGAGCGAGCGGAGAAAGAGCTGGCTTGGCAGCAAGCTGAACAAGAGCGCGCCGAGAAAGAACATGAGCGCACTGAGAAAGAACATGAGCGTGCCGAGAAAGAGGCGGCTTGGCGGCAAGCCGAGCAGGAGCGATTGGCGAAGGAAGCGGCCCTGGCGCGCGAGCAACAAGAACGCGCGGAGAAAGAACGCCTGGCGGCGAAGCTGCGCGCCCTAGGACTGGACCCAGACGCAGTGTGA
- the rsfS gene encoding ribosome silencing factor: MTNDTSPTSLAHNVASQTERTPPNVEDRRVWKTLHALQEKKGVAPIVLDISELTSFADYFVIATGTSSRHVQALADEVEKQLATLKVYPRHIEGYADGEWVLMDYGDVIVHVFTPEQREFYGLERLWSDAGKLVIREDAPLPVM, from the coding sequence ATGACGAACGACACTTCACCGACTTCGCTAGCGCATAACGTCGCCAGCCAAACCGAGCGCACTCCACCCAACGTTGAAGACCGCCGCGTGTGGAAGACCTTGCATGCCTTGCAGGAAAAAAAAGGCGTCGCGCCAATTGTGCTTGATATTAGCGAGCTGACGTCCTTTGCCGATTACTTTGTGATTGCCACCGGCACGTCGTCGCGCCACGTACAGGCATTGGCCGATGAAGTCGAAAAGCAACTGGCAACGCTCAAGGTTTATCCACGGCACATCGAGGGCTACGCCGATGGCGAGTGGGTTTTGATGGACTACGGGGATGTTATCGTCCATGTCTTCACGCCTGAGCAACGGGAATTTTATGGACTGGAGCGCCTGTGGAGTGACGCTGGCAAGCTTGTTATCCGTGAGGATGCGCCATTGCCGGTTATGTAG
- the nadD gene encoding nicotinate-nucleotide adenylyltransferase, whose protein sequence is MTGRTQKPKPRTTPLTSAPVPTATPRRRVGLLGGTFDPIHYGHLRLAESLAAIFNFNELLFIPTYSPPHKDFDRVTSAYHRYAMTVLATLQMDIARVSMVEIFAPERPYTADTVATFRKSYGPDAHLFFMMGADSFVSLPKWERYETLLDSCHLIVMTRPKYEVGDLATLAERYGTRRVIDLRGGRASQQAVTSNLDAGMHVFLTDLFALDVSATDIRQAVSEGRSIARFVPPLVERYIHVYGLYSNGHHTR, encoded by the coding sequence ATGACCGGGCGCACCCAAAAGCCTAAGCCGCGGACGACACCACTCACCAGCGCCCCCGTGCCGACTGCCACACCGCGCCGGCGGGTCGGCTTGCTGGGCGGAACATTTGATCCGATTCATTACGGGCACTTACGGCTGGCGGAAAGTTTGGCAGCTATTTTCAACTTCAATGAACTGTTGTTCATTCCGACCTACAGCCCCCCGCACAAGGACTTCGACCGTGTGACGTCAGCCTACCACCGTTATGCGATGACGGTGCTGGCGACGCTCCAAATGGACATTGCCCGCGTTTCGATGGTCGAAATCTTTGCCCCGGAGCGACCTTACACGGCCGACACGGTGGCGACGTTTCGGAAGTCCTATGGCCCAGACGCACATTTGTTTTTCATGATGGGCGCGGACTCATTCGTGAGCCTGCCCAAGTGGGAACGCTATGAAACCCTGCTGGATAGTTGCCATCTGATTGTCATGACCCGTCCGAAGTACGAAGTTGGTGATCTGGCGACCCTGGCCGAACGCTACGGCACGCGGCGCGTCATTGACTTGCGTGGCGGCCGCGCAAGCCAGCAAGCCGTCACCAGCAACCTCGACGCTGGCATGCATGTCTTTCTGACAGATTTGTTTGCCCTGGATGTCTCGGCCACCGACATTCGCCAGGCCGTGAGCGAAGGGCGCTCGATTGCGCGCTTCGTTCCGCCGCTGGTTGAGCGGTATATTCATGTATATGGACTTTATTCAAACGGACACCACACTCGATGA
- a CDS encoding tyrosine recombinase XerC has product MPDVPTLADYIEDFKKFLMYERNASAHTLRCYLGDLEQFHDFLCPPDAQGTRRAVDIHDIDNITIREYLTTLYDKRKKKTSIARKLATLRAFFRHLCREGVLELNPAQLVASPRLEKKLPNHLTVEEAMRFVEMPDLETVLGKRDRAILEMLYATGVRVSELVGMNLEDIDFKNQCVRVRGKGRKERIVPFGEYASKALELYLGVRGQLLAHAPEDKREPNCVFFNYQGTRLTTRSVGRLIDKYIRQCSDLHHISPHSLRHSFATHLLGAGADLRAIQELLGHARLTTTQQYLHVSTDRLMEVYDRAHPKA; this is encoded by the coding sequence ATGCCGGATGTGCCAACGTTGGCCGACTACATCGAGGACTTCAAAAAATTTCTGATGTACGAGCGGAACGCCTCGGCGCACACCTTGCGGTGCTACCTTGGGGATTTGGAACAGTTTCATGACTTCTTGTGTCCACCAGATGCGCAAGGTACTCGGCGCGCGGTTGATATTCACGACATTGATAACATCACCATTCGCGAGTATCTGACCACGCTGTATGACAAGCGGAAAAAGAAAACGTCAATCGCGCGCAAACTAGCCACCCTCCGGGCTTTTTTCCGCCATCTCTGCCGGGAGGGGGTGCTTGAACTCAATCCGGCCCAACTGGTGGCATCACCCCGTTTAGAGAAAAAGCTACCGAATCACCTTACTGTCGAAGAGGCCATGCGGTTTGTCGAGATGCCCGACCTGGAAACCGTTCTGGGCAAGCGCGACCGAGCCATTTTGGAGATGCTCTACGCCACCGGCGTGCGCGTTTCGGAGTTGGTCGGGATGAACCTCGAAGACATTGATTTCAAAAACCAGTGCGTCAGGGTTCGCGGCAAGGGACGCAAAGAGCGCATCGTCCCGTTCGGCGAATATGCCTCCAAGGCGCTGGAACTTTACTTAGGCGTCCGTGGGCAACTCCTCGCGCACGCCCCAGAGGATAAGCGTGAACCCAACTGCGTGTTTTTCAACTACCAGGGAACACGGCTCACCACCCGCTCCGTTGGTCGGCTGATTGATAAGTACATTCGCCAGTGCAGCGACCTGCACCACATCAGCCCGCACAGTCTGCGCCACTCGTTTGCCACGCACCTGCTCGGAGCGGGGGCCGACCTGCGTGCTATCCAGGAGTTGCTCGGCCACGCCCGGTTGACGACGACGCAGCAGTACTTACACGTTTCAACCGATCGCCTCATGGAAGTTTATGACCGGGCGCACCCAAAAGCCTAA
- the bioF gene encoding 8-amino-7-oxononanoate synthase has protein sequence MSLLALQTELADELETIRASGRWRELRAAQSPPTVTFVREDRTWLNFSSNDYLGLATHPRLIAAAQTATAAWGVGATASRLICGTLTLHSALETALVDFKVGGQPGYRALLFNSGYHANLALLATLAGAGDVIFSDALNHASLIDGCRLSRATVVVYRHNDVDDLRAKLAEHPRARRKLIVTEAVFSMDGDVAPLDELLALAEAFGAWVVLDEAHATGVLGPHGRGLAATVASADHPLITMGTLSKALGSFGAFVVAPEVVIELLTNRARPFIFTTALPPAPVAAALEAVCLLQESDQLVRMLRANIVEMATALGLPPTWPTPIFPVVLGSEQAVMYAMQTLQDAGFYVVGIRPPTVPPGASRLRLTVTAAHTEAQIGAVAKAIRAICRPPA, from the coding sequence ATGTCCCTGCTTGCGCTTCAAACTGAACTTGCAGATGAACTGGAAACCATCCGGGCGTCTGGCCGCTGGCGTGAGTTGAGGGCAGCTCAGTCGCCACCAACGGTAACCTTTGTGCGCGAGGATCGGACGTGGCTCAACTTTTCCAGCAACGACTATCTCGGTTTAGCGACCCATCCGCGTCTCATTGCTGCGGCACAGACCGCTACAGCCGCCTGGGGGGTTGGGGCGACGGCCAGCCGCCTGATTTGCGGCACACTGACCCTGCACAGTGCGTTGGAAACTGCCCTGGTGGATTTCAAGGTCGGTGGTCAGCCGGGCTACCGGGCGCTGCTGTTCAACAGCGGCTATCACGCTAACCTAGCATTGTTGGCCACTTTAGCTGGTGCCGGGGATGTGATTTTTTCCGACGCGCTCAATCATGCCAGCTTGATCGATGGCTGCCGCTTGAGCCGTGCTACCGTCGTCGTCTATCGGCACAACGATGTGGATGACCTGCGCGCCAAACTTGCCGAGCATCCACGAGCACGCCGTAAGCTCATTGTCACCGAAGCCGTGTTTTCAATGGACGGTGACGTTGCGCCACTCGATGAGTTGCTTGCGCTGGCAGAAGCCTTTGGGGCCTGGGTGGTGCTTGACGAAGCCCATGCCACGGGCGTACTAGGCCCGCATGGGCGCGGTCTGGCGGCTACGGTTGCATCAGCCGATCATCCACTCATCACCATGGGAACACTAAGCAAGGCGCTTGGAAGCTTTGGCGCGTTTGTCGTCGCGCCCGAAGTGGTTATTGAGCTACTCACGAATCGGGCGCGGCCGTTTATCTTCACCACGGCCCTCCCCCCAGCCCCAGTTGCCGCCGCGCTGGAAGCCGTCTGCTTGCTACAGGAAAGCGATCAGTTGGTCCGTATGCTGCGCGCCAATATCGTTGAGATGGCGACAGCGCTTGGTCTCCCGCCGACGTGGCCGACGCCGATCTTCCCGGTTGTGCTGGGCAGCGAACAAGCCGTGATGTACGCCATGCAAACACTCCAGGACGCGGGTTTCTATGTGGTTGGCATCCGTCCGCCAACCGTCCCGCCCGGCGCTTCCCGCCTGCGGTTAACGGTTACGGCTGCCCATACCGAAGCCCAAATTGGGGCTGTGGCCAAGGCCATCCGCGCTATTTGCCGACCGCCAGCGTGA
- a CDS encoding ABC transporter permease — protein MWFYSVRESIGQAFATIAARKFRSLLTILGVIIGTTSVILVSSVVTGLEASFAAMVERFGTNTVFVSKFDFGGPRDPTFEERQRKDLTYEDGLAIAELPSVAAATASLGKWPGGPDPPILKYRDRQANSPVLRGGDPAFLEARNMQMLTGRYYTDVESRHGVPVAVIGYDTAETLFGTTEAVGKELTINGQIFRVVGVLEKSPARGMFPGANWEDNCAIIPHATFRRLYPRNKNYIIVAKAKDGQLDRMVDDITRLLRKRRNVPFYKADDFHLSTPTAEKEGFGKITLVLAAIVVPISGMALLVGGIGVLNIMLVSVTERTKEIGTRRALGARRRDIIMQFLIEAMSLTGLGGCIGIVAGITISALLNATVPVLPSSVSMFWVMVGFVISVSIGLISGLIPAIKAAYLDPAEALRYE, from the coding sequence ATGTGGTTTTACAGTGTTCGAGAAAGTATTGGGCAGGCCTTTGCGACGATTGCAGCCCGCAAGTTTCGGTCACTTCTGACGATCCTAGGGGTCATCATCGGAACGACCTCCGTCATTTTGGTGTCGTCGGTGGTCACCGGACTTGAAGCAAGCTTTGCCGCCATGGTTGAACGCTTCGGGACAAACACCGTTTTTGTCTCCAAGTTTGACTTTGGCGGCCCACGCGACCCCACCTTTGAAGAACGTCAACGGAAAGACTTGACGTATGAAGATGGGCTCGCAATTGCCGAGTTGCCAAGCGTGGCGGCCGCCACCGCCTCGCTGGGTAAGTGGCCTGGTGGTCCTGATCCACCTATTTTGAAATACCGTGACCGCCAGGCGAATAGTCCCGTTCTGCGCGGCGGAGACCCGGCATTTCTCGAAGCCCGCAACATGCAGATGCTCACCGGGCGCTACTACACTGATGTTGAGAGCCGACATGGCGTGCCGGTCGCCGTCATCGGCTACGACACGGCGGAGACACTCTTCGGGACGACGGAAGCCGTTGGAAAAGAGTTAACCATCAACGGGCAAATCTTCCGGGTGGTTGGCGTTCTTGAAAAAAGTCCGGCGCGCGGCATGTTTCCCGGCGCAAACTGGGAAGACAACTGCGCCATCATTCCACATGCGACCTTTCGGCGACTTTATCCGCGGAACAAGAACTACATTATTGTCGCCAAGGCCAAGGATGGACAGCTTGACCGCATGGTGGATGACATCACGCGGCTGTTACGCAAGCGACGTAACGTTCCATTTTACAAGGCCGATGACTTTCATCTTTCAACCCCAACGGCTGAGAAAGAAGGTTTTGGGAAAATTACGCTCGTGCTGGCCGCCATTGTCGTCCCAATCTCCGGCATGGCCCTCCTCGTTGGGGGCATTGGTGTCTTGAACATCATGCTGGTCTCCGTTACGGAGCGGACGAAAGAAATCGGTACGCGCCGTGCTCTGGGTGCGCGCCGACGTGACATCATCATGCAGTTTCTCATTGAAGCCATGTCACTCACGGGACTCGGTGGTTGTATTGGTATTGTGGCCGGCATCACCATCAGTGCACTTCTCAATGCCACGGTTCCAGTCCTACCGTCCAGCGTTTCAATGTTCTGGGTTATGGTGGGATTTGTTATCTCGGTCAGCATCGGCCTCATCTCTGGACTCATTCCGGCCATCAAAGCGGCTTACCTCGATCCGGCTGAAGCCCTCCGCTATGAGTGA
- a CDS encoding ABC transporter permease, whose translation MSTGAMPFREAVRLAVEALRAHKLRSFLTLLGVVFGVMTVVAVAAVIEGMNIYVAQTMEDEFGANTIILDRYGIVLGLDEWLRVQKNKIITLDDYRDLRERANLAQEMGIRLDQSIPYLRQGGTELTNVSVIGYSPTIPAMGAGNISVEDGRFIVESDDENRANVVFVGYKIREKLFGGANPVGREIRILGEPFRIIGVSKELGSFLGNDRDTFIVVPPSVHLRMFGPRQSLAIVLQPKPGVTLEALEDQVRGIMRARHHLRPEQRDDFAFIGADALKDLWRNLTGMIAVVALGVVSISLVVGGIVIMNIMMVAVTERTREIGIRKSLGARRWDILSQFLVESSLLSGTGGVLGLAIAWVGLVIAGQFGLPFAMPIWAVVLALVVSTGVGLIFGIYPAYRAANLDPIVALRNE comes from the coding sequence ATGTCCACTGGCGCGATGCCCTTTCGTGAGGCGGTTCGGCTGGCCGTCGAAGCCTTGCGTGCCCACAAGTTACGAAGTTTTTTGACGCTTCTCGGCGTCGTTTTTGGCGTCATGACGGTCGTGGCAGTGGCCGCCGTGATTGAAGGGATGAACATCTATGTCGCCCAGACCATGGAGGACGAATTCGGTGCCAATACGATCATTCTCGACCGGTATGGCATCGTCCTTGGGCTCGATGAATGGCTCCGCGTCCAGAAAAACAAAATCATCACGCTAGACGACTACCGTGACTTGCGCGAACGAGCGAATCTGGCCCAGGAAATGGGCATCCGGCTGGACCAGTCTATCCCCTACCTGCGGCAGGGCGGGACAGAACTGACCAATGTTTCGGTCATTGGTTATTCGCCAACCATCCCGGCGATGGGAGCAGGTAACATCTCGGTCGAAGATGGACGGTTCATTGTTGAAAGCGACGACGAAAACCGTGCCAACGTCGTTTTCGTCGGCTACAAAATCCGTGAGAAACTCTTTGGCGGCGCCAACCCGGTTGGACGTGAAATACGCATTCTGGGCGAGCCGTTCCGTATCATTGGGGTCTCGAAGGAACTCGGTTCATTTTTAGGAAATGACCGTGACACCTTCATCGTTGTGCCACCATCAGTCCACTTGCGGATGTTTGGGCCCCGCCAATCACTGGCTATTGTCCTACAACCTAAGCCAGGCGTTACGCTTGAGGCCCTTGAAGATCAAGTCCGCGGCATTATGCGCGCACGCCATCACTTGCGACCGGAGCAGCGGGATGACTTTGCCTTCATTGGTGCGGATGCGCTCAAGGACCTGTGGCGCAACCTGACTGGAATGATTGCCGTTGTGGCACTCGGCGTCGTCTCCATTTCGCTGGTGGTGGGCGGCATCGTCATCATGAACATCATGATGGTGGCCGTCACTGAGCGAACCCGTGAAATCGGCATCCGCAAAAGCTTGGGCGCTCGGCGATGGGATATTCTGTCGCAGTTTCTGGTTGAATCCTCACTTTTGTCCGGCACAGGCGGCGTCTTGGGATTGGCGATTGCCTGGGTTGGACTGGTTATTGCCGGGCAGTTTGGGCTGCCATTTGCCATGCCCATCTGGGCAGTTGTTCTGGCACTGGTCGTTTCAACTGGGGTTGGGCTGATTTTCGGTATCTACCCGGCCTACCGGGCCGCCAACCTGGACCCGATCGTTGCCCTGCGTAACGAGTAA
- the ileS gene encoding isoleucine--tRNA ligase, producing the protein MRERSNTFSCLLDAHSLPMTFDLKKTVNLPSKDLPMKGNLAQTEPQRLKRWLEADVYGKLRQARAGRPVFRLHDGPPYANGRIHMGTAFNKILKDFIVKSRAMMGFDTAYIPGYDCHGLPIETKVVKELEGKLAAKGVALTPLIIRREARSFAEHHINQMNRDFQRLGILGDWNNAYRTMSYDYEADILRTLAAFVRQGSVYRGLRPVHWSLGAQSALAEAELEYKDVVDPSIYVAFPLVTDPAAIAPELAGRDAAVVIWTTTPWTLPANLGISFGPDFDYVAVEIPTAADGDETSRAKTYIVAAKLLPDLAQKFGWTHLRTLATFKGAALDGKSARHPWLDRESRLMVGEHVTLEAGTGAVHTAPGHGMEDFVIGKRYGLEPYCPVDQRGVYTDEVAHFAGQQVFDANPGIIELLRQRGKLVFVEDYPHSYPHCWRTKTPTIFRATPQWFISMDAANLRHRAITEIARVQWLPPWGEERMRNMFINRGDWCISRQRAWGVPIAALRCQSCGTVHATADFMERVAEVFAQEGADAWYVRPATDFIPPGFACEHCGATDFEKEMDILDVWLDSGVSWQTMERAGLATPDEPAADVYIEGSDQYRGWFNSSLVVSLGLRGHAPYRAVITHGYVLDKDREKMSKSQGNVIEPQSLIETGGADLLRLWTASVDYTDDAPISEEILARIGDAYRKLRNTLCYLVNNLSDFDPKTDAVPFAELFEIDRWALVETNELTRRVRTAYEQYAFQAAYTALLNFCTTQLSSIYFDVLKDRLYTYAPKSYERRAAQTALHDIASSLIRLLAPMLAFTADEAWEKLTRNQVGSVHLAEFPAYDPERAQPELRARWETLLGVRSAALKELEQARAAGDLGSSLEAQVNLRAGGRLYEVLADYGAEALSLLLIVSRVTLEQMDADGLSVQVRPAPGVKCERCWHYETTVGEDPAFPTICHRCVRNVRAGWYPSGRSDGTTA; encoded by the coding sequence ATGCGCGAACGCTCGAATACGTTTTCATGTTTGCTCGATGCCCATAGCTTGCCGATGACTTTTGATCTCAAAAAGACCGTCAACTTACCTTCCAAAGACTTGCCCATGAAGGGCAATCTGGCCCAAACCGAACCCCAGCGGCTCAAACGCTGGCTTGAAGCTGACGTGTACGGGAAGCTGCGTCAGGCGCGGGCTGGTCGTCCGGTCTTCCGCTTGCACGATGGTCCACCCTATGCCAATGGACGCATCCACATGGGGACGGCCTTCAACAAGATTCTCAAGGACTTCATTGTGAAGTCGCGCGCCATGATGGGTTTCGATACGGCATACATCCCCGGCTATGACTGTCACGGACTGCCGATTGAAACCAAGGTTGTCAAAGAACTTGAAGGTAAGTTGGCCGCCAAGGGAGTTGCCCTGACGCCGCTCATCATCCGGCGTGAGGCTCGGTCCTTCGCTGAGCACCACATCAACCAGATGAATCGTGATTTTCAGCGCCTGGGTATCCTGGGCGACTGGAACAACGCCTACCGCACGATGAGTTACGACTATGAAGCCGACATCCTGCGAACCTTGGCGGCTTTTGTGCGGCAGGGCAGTGTCTATCGCGGTTTACGTCCGGTGCACTGGTCGCTTGGCGCGCAGTCGGCGCTGGCCGAGGCCGAACTCGAATATAAGGATGTCGTTGACCCTTCGATCTACGTCGCTTTTCCGCTCGTAACCGATCCGGCGGCAATCGCGCCTGAACTGGCCGGACGTGACGCCGCCGTTGTCATCTGGACGACCACGCCGTGGACACTCCCGGCCAACCTTGGGATCAGTTTCGGCCCGGATTTCGACTACGTGGCGGTGGAAATTCCGACGGCGGCCGACGGCGACGAAACCAGCCGCGCCAAGACCTATATCGTTGCCGCCAAGCTTTTGCCCGACTTGGCGCAGAAGTTTGGGTGGACACACCTGCGGACACTGGCGACCTTCAAGGGCGCGGCGCTGGACGGCAAGTCTGCCCGCCATCCCTGGCTGGACCGGGAATCCAGACTCATGGTGGGCGAACACGTCACGCTCGAAGCCGGAACCGGAGCCGTCCACACTGCCCCAGGTCACGGCATGGAGGATTTCGTCATCGGCAAGCGTTATGGCCTGGAGCCATACTGTCCGGTGGATCAGCGCGGCGTGTACACCGATGAGGTGGCGCATTTCGCCGGACAACAGGTCTTTGACGCCAACCCAGGCATTATCGAGCTGCTCCGCCAGCGCGGCAAACTGGTTTTTGTCGAGGATTATCCCCACAGTTACCCGCACTGCTGGCGTACCAAAACACCGACGATCTTCCGCGCAACACCCCAGTGGTTCATCTCGATGGATGCCGCCAACCTGCGCCACCGTGCCATTACCGAAATTGCCCGGGTGCAGTGGCTTCCGCCCTGGGGCGAGGAACGCATGCGCAACATGTTCATCAACCGCGGCGACTGGTGCATTTCACGCCAACGTGCCTGGGGCGTGCCAATTGCTGCCTTGCGTTGTCAGTCCTGTGGAACGGTTCACGCCACGGCGGACTTCATGGAGCGCGTGGCGGAGGTCTTTGCTCAGGAAGGCGCGGATGCCTGGTACGTGCGGCCGGCGACGGATTTCATCCCACCTGGTTTTGCCTGTGAACACTGCGGCGCCACTGACTTTGAAAAAGAGATGGATATTCTCGACGTGTGGCTGGATTCGGGCGTGAGTTGGCAGACCATGGAACGCGCCGGACTGGCAACACCCGATGAGCCGGCCGCGGATGTGTACATCGAGGGTTCGGATCAGTATCGCGGCTGGTTTAATTCTTCGCTTGTCGTCAGTTTGGGGTTGCGCGGTCATGCGCCTTACCGTGCTGTCATTACCCACGGCTACGTTCTCGACAAGGACCGCGAGAAAATGTCGAAAAGCCAGGGCAATGTCATCGAGCCGCAGTCGCTCATCGAAACCGGTGGCGCTGACCTGTTGCGCCTATGGACGGCGAGCGTGGATTACACGGACGACGCGCCCATTTCGGAAGAGATTTTGGCCCGGATTGGCGACGCTTACCGCAAGCTGCGCAACACGCTCTGCTACCTCGTCAATAACCTTTCGGACTTCGATCCCAAAACCGACGCCGTTCCGTTTGCCGAGCTGTTTGAGATCGACCGCTGGGCGCTGGTTGAAACCAACGAACTCACGCGGCGCGTCCGCACCGCTTATGAGCAATATGCCTTTCAGGCAGCTTACACGGCGCTTCTGAACTTTTGCACGACCCAGCTCTCAAGCATTTACTTCGATGTTCTCAAGGATCGGCTCTACACCTACGCTCCCAAGTCCTATGAGCGGCGCGCAGCACAGACGGCGCTTCACGACATTGCCAGTTCGCTCATTCGATTGCTCGCGCCAATGCTGGCGTTCACGGCCGACGAAGCCTGGGAGAAGCTGACGCGCAACCAAGTCGGCTCGGTTCACTTGGCCGAGTTCCCGGCTTACGATCCAGAGCGTGCGCAGCCGGAACTCCGGGCGCGCTGGGAAACCTTGCTGGGCGTGCGCTCGGCGGCGCTCAAGGAACTCGAACAGGCGCGGGCCGCTGGCGACCTAGGGTCTTCGCTTGAAGCCCAGGTGAACTTGCGGGCCGGTGGCCGCCTGTACGAGGTCTTGGCGGACTACGGCGCGGAAGCCCTCTCATTGTTGTTGATTGTGTCGCGGGTCACGCTGGAACAAATGGATGCCGATGGCTTGTCAGTTCAGGTACGGCCCGCGCCCGGTGTCAAATGCGAGCGGTGCTGGCATTACGAAACCACGGTTGGCGAGGACCCAGCCTTTCCAACCATCTGCCATCGGTGCGTCCGTAACGTGCGTGCGGGCTGGTATCCGTCTGGTCGTTCCGACGGCACGACCGCCTAG